The region CTTACGTTACTGCATCTGGCATCACTGGAAAAAACCTGAAAAGAAAAGGCGGAGCCTTCTCCGATTGGGCGTCGATCCAGACCATGCTTATGCATGGAGCCGTACCAGGATGGGAGGTTGGGCAGTCGCTCAAAGCCCAATATTGGGCACCACCATCACCAAAACCCGTCTAAAGAAACGCGGTTATGTCTCTTTAACAGAAATGTTTAAAACGATCTCCAAAACTTCGGGTATCTACACGCTGTTTAGCTTCGCTGAACTCGTCCTTCGTCCTCGGTTCCCATGGTTTAGAGAACCGCCGTATACGTGATCCGTACGTACGGTGGTACTTCGACAGGCTCAGCAGAACTGTGAGAGGTGCTCCGGTGGGCTGTTTTAGCTCACCGGCCATCTACTCGATTGTGTGGTCGTACTTTTATTAATCTATCAAATAATTCTGTCTTTGTAATATATTTTATCGAATCAAGCCCCTTTTTTTCTTCTTCAATTCTAATCAGTCCAAAATAATCCAAAAACCTGTCAAAAATCCTTATAGAATAGCACCTTGAGGCGTATTTTTCTAAAGTACCATAAGTCGGTTCAAGCGAATCTAAAAGTTTTGGATATGCTCTGAAATATTTCTCAGCATAATAAGAATCTAATAGTTTAGTTTGTCCGTATTTTGAAAGAAGAATTAATGAAAATCCGTATCCAAGTTGTCCGATTTGATTTTCACCGTATCCGTCATAGTATGCCCAATTAAACTTGTTTGTAAAAGTTAAAAATATTTGTCGCAATAATTCCTCATTATCTCTAAGTATCTTTTGGGATGACTTTGTTAAGCTTATTTTTCCATTTCGTTTTTTAGTCAAGCCTGCAAGTTCTATTAGAATCCGTGTAAGATTTACAGTCATTGAGTCTGTCTCTTTGTACAATTTAGAAATCCCTTTGTCAATATGTTCATCTTTAAGGAATCCTTGATTATATAACTCTGAAACAATTTTTGTTGGTAAAAATCCTTTATTAGTCAGTTTAATCTCTCCGTTTTTATCAATCAAGTCGGTTAAATACTTAATCTGATTGAGTATCGGAATAGTTTTGTAATCTGTGTTACTTAATTTTTGCATTTCAAGTGGACTGTCTTTAGCAAAAGTAAAATGTAAAATCTTGTGCATTTCAAGCGGTGAGTACCCTTCAAATTCAGGAATCGACCGATTGTTCTGCTTATTCATCTCTTGGTCAATATGTCTTTGTATGTCTTTTAAGTCCATATGTTTTTGTTGTTATGCAGTTCGCCTGTATTCTGACTAACGTCAAAAATTATAGTTGGGAATCAGCGAGTTACCAATTCCAATTTCTTCTGGTTTTATGTCAAATTTAACCATTTGTTTTTGAATTCTTTTGGCTATCCCCATCTTTCTTTTTTGGTCAAGAAACAGGTATTCTTTTGGCGGGCTATATGGAACTTGCTTTGTCACCATTGTCCAGATTATTACTCCCAGTTTTCTTGCTGTGGCACTTACTGCTGCTTGTCTGCCTTTTCGGAATGCAACTCTCTTAAAAAAATCCGACAAATGCGTGTCTTTCAGATTACCAATTGCATTGGCAGCTTGTCGTAATGCTATTTTTAATCGATTACTTCCTTTGGGTATCCGGCTACTTAGTACTTTACCTCCGGATATTTTGTTGTTCGGAGCCAACCTTGCCCATGACACAAATTGCTTTGATGTGTCAAATTTGTAAAAACCATCCGGACCTATCTCGCTCATTATCGCTAATACTGTGGCATGGCTCAATCCCTCAATAGCCATTAAGTCAACACCTCCAAAATACTGAAACGCAATTTGATTAAAGTTTTTTATAGAGATTGCATTCTTGTTTTGTCTTTTGTGTGGCTTTTCGGAAGTTTTTAGTTTTTTCTTTTCCGGTGATTTTTTCAACTTCTCTTTAATAAACTTATCAATTTCCTTATCGCATGCCACAATCTGTTTCTGAAAAAACTGATAAGCCTGGTATTCCTGTCGTAAACCAAATAAGAAATCCTCCCGATTATTGCCATGAAGTGCTTTGGCTATTTCTTCCTTGGATTTACGGCAATTGTAATGTCTGTGATTAGACAATGACTCAGGATCGAGATTTCCTTTGCATATATCTTCTATAATCGCTAAACCTGTAAGCCCACAAACATCTTTGACAACAACATCTAAACGAAAATTCAAAAACTTCAGGTATTTCTGCATTTTTCTTGAAGCGCCTGATGCTGACGCAATCAGGTTCTTTCTTTGACGGCAGTAGGTTCTCAGTTTTTCTGTTGTCTCGTCCGGCAAAAAGCTACTTGTAAGCAAACCTAAGGCATGTAGTTTTTGAATATGTCGACAGTCTTTAACATCTGTCTTTTTACCTTTGGCATGCTTGGTAAATTTACCATTACACAGTATTACTTCAATACCGTGCTTCATGAGTTCCGCATACAGATTCTGCCAATAATCCCCTGTCGATTCCATGGCTACCGATGTAATACCATAGGATAATAACCATTCGCATAAAGCAGTTAAATCTTCTGCATAAACACCAAATTCTTTTACATCTTCTAACGATTGGCCAACAGCCACATAATGCGAACGGCTTCCTACATCAATTCCACCAGCATTTGGATTAATAATATCCAGTTCCATTTTCTTTTTCCTTGTCTGTGTCATAAAAATCTTCTTTAGTTATTAAAATGACTCTAAGGAAATGTATCTTTGATAACGAAAATTATTCTGAACGGGGTCTTGGCCATTGCCAGCCACCACTGAAATTATCTACAAGCCTCGGAATTATGACTTCTGGGGCTTTTTACATCTCAACCAGAATGAACGCACGGACTTTTATGTACCATTGCTGAAATCGGCCTTGCAAAGAGTCGTCTCAAATTTAGCACAAATCTCATTCGGAGCGACTCTTTCGTTAGCGGTAGAAATTAATCGGCTCTGTAGAAATTGATATCTTCTTTCTCATCAATTTTGGAGGTGCCCGGTGTGGGGAATGCCACACAACGGTCTTGTATAACGCCTCGCGTTTGGCGCTTGGTCAATTTACTAAATTTTCAGTTAAGCTGTATTTTGAACAATCATCGGAATTTTCAAAAGCATAACCAACTCTGCCAAATGCGCGTTATACGTTGTTGGCAACTGGCTTTATTCTGCTTTTAATTGTTCCAATAATTTGTTGTAATCTTCAAGTAGGGCCTCATCAAGGTATACTACGTCTGTCATTGAAAATGCTAAAATTCTGTAAAATGTCTTTAAGCCTTTACTGCTTTCATCAAAGCTTAAATTCATAAAACTTGATAACATCAATGATTTTAATTCATTATACGAAGTTTGGACAGTGTACGTATTATTGACGTTTTGAATTTCATCAAATGAAAATCCATTAACTAATCCAGTTTGAATTCCAGTTTCAAAAGCGCCATTTGTCAAAGTTGGTGATTTGATTCCATCGAAGAAATTAGGTGGTTTATTTAAATCTTCGGTCCAGTAATGACGAGCACTATCACGTAGCATTTTATGATAGACAATAACATTTTCAATTCTCTTTTTGTTATTCTTTATTTCTGCGATAACATTATTCCTCAACAACTTTGTTTGTTTATTTTTTTTATTAGTGTCAGCCCAATTTGAGATAAGAAAACCAAGGAATACACCAATTGTTACAGAGATTATCTGGATGAGTAAATCTGAAATTTTTGACTTCATTCTAAACTGTTTTTAGCTTGTTGCCAACGGTGGCGGTATGAAACGTTGGGGATTTCGGAGCTAATTCACTATCAAGGTACAACAGACTTTGATGCGAGAACCGAAGCTCGAATAACCACTTCGCCCCCAATGTTTTATGACCGCGTGTTAGCATTTGTTTTTATTTCTCAATTCGTTTATTTTTTTCTACTGTTAATCCTGTCATTTTAGAAATCAATTCTACGGATACACCTTCTTTCAAACCTTGTTTTGCAATCTCAATTGTTCTTTCTTCTTTCGCTGTATCCAATGAATTTTTTAAATCTCTATAATATTTTAAACTATTCTCATAATCTTGATATTCCTGCTGTGAAAACTTTGCAATCTCAGCCGTTTCAAACAGTTTTAAAAATATTGTCTCTTTAAGTTTTTCGGGGATTCTGTCAAGTTTATGAAGATTTTTTATCAGATAAAGCCATTTGTCAAACCGTGTTTCAAGTTCATCTATTTCTTTGTCGAATTTTGGCATTTCCAAATAGATGAAATTTAATTTGTCCGAAAAAACTTCATCAATTTCTAATTCTTTTAACTTGACATCGTACCTGAATTTATTTGGATATTTTTTATCGTCGTCAAATTCAAAGTCCAGAATTGCTATCGTATAAACTTTTTCTAATCCAAAATCCCATTCGCTACCTTTTTTTGCCTGTT is a window of Salinivirga cyanobacteriivorans DNA encoding:
- a CDS encoding IS110 family transposase, with the translated sequence MTQTRKKKMELDIINPNAGGIDVGSRSHYVAVGQSLEDVKEFGVYAEDLTALCEWLLSYGITSVAMESTGDYWQNLYAELMKHGIEVILCNGKFTKHAKGKKTDVKDCRHIQKLHALGLLTSSFLPDETTEKLRTYCRQRKNLIASASGASRKMQKYLKFLNFRLDVVVKDVCGLTGLAIIEDICKGNLDPESLSNHRHYNCRKSKEEIAKALHGNNREDFLFGLRQEYQAYQFFQKQIVACDKEIDKFIKEKLKKSPEKKKLKTSEKPHKRQNKNAISIKNFNQIAFQYFGGVDLMAIEGLSHATVLAIMSEIGPDGFYKFDTSKQFVSWARLAPNNKISGGKVLSSRIPKGSNRLKIALRQAANAIGNLKDTHLSDFFKRVAFRKGRQAAVSATARKLGVIIWTMVTKQVPYSPPKEYLFLDQKRKMGIAKRIQKQMVKFDIKPEEIGIGNSLIPNYNF
- a CDS encoding Rpn family recombination-promoting nuclease/putative transposase, translating into MEKYINPFTDYGFKRLFGEEPNKDLLLDFLNELLKDEQGTITELTYLKNENLGTTELNRRAIFDLYCTNEKGERFIVELQKTKQKFFKDRTIYYSTFPIQEQAKKGSEWDFGLEKVYTIAILDFEFDDDKKYPNKFRYDVKLKELEIDEVFSDKLNFIYLEMPKFDKEIDELETRFDKWLYLIKNLHKLDRIPEKLKETIFLKLFETAEIAKFSQQEYQDYENSLKYYRDLKNSLDTAKEERTIEIAKQGLKEGVSVELISKMTGLTVEKNKRIEK